A window of Aeromicrobium sp. Root236 contains these coding sequences:
- a CDS encoding immunoglobulin-like domain-containing protein, which yields MKITTKVSRGLIAAAVSVAVTATGLATMPASASDVSTGLVAWYKLDETSGTTAVDSSGHGRNGTVTGTASWNAGDGFTFGGGANSSGNAITLPNNLLAGLDDVSVDFDVKVDPALSGNWFMFNLGNTANYPNGTGYLFVTNDSNGRYRGTMAAGGFATEQSASRAGGLSTGVWKHVTLTVDGGTPASPGTSKLYEDGLLVASNSNITAKPSDLGEPDGTTTRNVLGRSAYAGDLSFKGTIRDFRIYDRALDAGDAATLSAKTSTAVTTADKASLTLGDTSAVTADLTLPVKGSAGSTITWASSAPSTVSSAGAVTRPAHGAGDAAVTLTATITHGAVSTTKDFAVTVLEDELDDAGKVQAALDAIELVHPDDVRGNLTLPTKGSSGTTISWSSSKPGVVTATGEVTRPAHGADPVEVTLTATGTLGSTTGTRDIVLTVKPAPAPLDFEAYAFAYFAGESTDDGEKIYMGASKGDDPLDYDELNDGKPVLASQFGTKGLRDPFIIRSHEGDRFYLLATDLKAYPAVDFGEAQETGSKYLEVWESTDLVHWGNQRHVKVSSDFAGNTWAPESYYDENTGEYVVYWASALYPTTQTAGRDINTSYQRMMYATTRDFVTFSDPKPWIDVKRGTGKGMIDATVVKDGDTFYRVVKDEAYMIPRQEKSTDLLATVTGSLPTTTSTPGWQLVKEKVGLGQPNPWGGTFTGGEGPTVFRDNDDPDHWIMFIDQPSYHGGQGYMAFETHDIASADWTAVPDADLPSSPRHGTVLPVTQDELDRMRLDLQPNLLVESVDPLTATTKAGTAPVLPAKATVHFADGSTAEKTVDWDAVDPSKYADVGTFEVQGDVAPGSTVRATATVTVTDALDPSVTLTTDPVAPDGEVGWWTTAPVKVTAAGFDDREVAGVETSVDEGPWVAVEDDEVTVQVTGEGKHSVRARATDASGNVSPVQTLDLKVDTAAPISKATVAAGRTVTLVAADETSGVARVESRLGTSGDWTTGSSVQVGSGETAVQFRAVDKAGNAEEPNSVTVPAVGQGLHDSVTVATLSASKVRYGSNVTVTARVNGAGPTPTGQVRVLDGDTLVGTGTLAGGRATVTVSTKDLGAVGVNELTVRYDGDAEYRASDDTVTLTVIKAAGKVSLSIPSKIKPSSRATIKVTVLATPATPVSGRATIRVRAGGKYYVQRTVTLDAKGKATVTLPRLGARSYAMSVAYAGSPTVDAVVRTVTLRVVR from the coding sequence ATGAAGATCACCACCAAGGTCTCGCGTGGCCTGATCGCGGCTGCCGTGAGCGTGGCCGTGACCGCGACGGGGTTGGCGACGATGCCGGCCTCCGCGAGTGACGTGTCCACGGGGCTTGTCGCCTGGTACAAGCTCGACGAGACCAGCGGCACGACCGCCGTGGACTCGTCGGGCCACGGCCGCAACGGCACCGTGACCGGCACGGCGTCGTGGAACGCCGGAGACGGGTTCACGTTCGGCGGCGGGGCGAACAGCAGTGGCAACGCCATCACGCTGCCGAACAACCTGCTGGCGGGCCTCGACGACGTCAGCGTCGACTTCGACGTCAAGGTCGACCCGGCGCTGAGCGGCAACTGGTTCATGTTCAACCTCGGCAACACCGCGAACTACCCCAACGGCACGGGCTACCTGTTCGTGACCAACGACTCCAACGGCCGCTACCGCGGCACGATGGCGGCCGGTGGCTTCGCGACGGAGCAGAGTGCCTCGCGCGCCGGCGGACTGAGCACCGGCGTGTGGAAGCACGTGACCCTGACCGTCGACGGTGGCACGCCGGCATCGCCGGGCACCAGCAAGCTGTACGAGGACGGCCTGCTCGTCGCCTCCAACTCCAACATCACCGCGAAGCCCTCTGACCTCGGCGAGCCCGACGGCACGACGACGCGCAACGTCCTCGGCCGCTCGGCGTACGCGGGCGACCTCTCGTTCAAGGGCACGATCCGCGACTTCCGCATCTACGACCGGGCGCTCGACGCCGGCGACGCGGCGACGCTGTCGGCCAAGACCTCGACCGCGGTGACCACCGCCGACAAGGCGAGCCTGACGCTCGGCGACACGTCGGCGGTCACCGCCGACCTGACGCTGCCGGTCAAGGGCTCCGCAGGGTCGACGATCACGTGGGCCTCATCGGCCCCGTCCACCGTCAGCAGCGCAGGCGCCGTGACCCGGCCCGCGCACGGTGCCGGCGACGCCGCCGTCACCCTCACGGCCACCATCACCCACGGGGCCGTGAGCACGACGAAGGACTTCGCGGTGACGGTACTCGAGGACGAGCTCGACGACGCCGGCAAGGTGCAGGCAGCCCTCGACGCGATCGAGCTCGTGCACCCCGACGACGTACGCGGCAACCTGACGCTGCCGACCAAGGGCAGCTCGGGCACGACCATCAGCTGGTCGTCGTCGAAGCCCGGCGTCGTGACCGCGACCGGCGAGGTCACCCGGCCTGCGCACGGCGCCGATCCCGTCGAGGTCACGCTGACCGCCACGGGCACGCTCGGCTCCACGACCGGCACCCGCGACATCGTCCTGACGGTCAAGCCGGCCCCGGCACCGCTGGACTTCGAGGCGTACGCGTTCGCCTACTTCGCCGGCGAGAGCACGGACGACGGCGAGAAGATCTACATGGGCGCCAGCAAGGGCGACGACCCGCTCGACTACGACGAGCTCAACGACGGCAAGCCCGTCCTGGCGTCGCAGTTCGGCACCAAGGGCCTGCGCGACCCGTTCATCATCCGCTCGCACGAGGGCGACCGGTTCTACCTGCTCGCGACCGACCTCAAGGCGTACCCGGCGGTCGACTTCGGCGAGGCCCAGGAGACCGGCAGCAAGTACCTCGAGGTGTGGGAGTCGACCGACCTCGTGCACTGGGGCAACCAGCGGCACGTCAAGGTGTCGTCGGACTTCGCCGGCAACACGTGGGCTCCGGAGTCGTACTACGACGAGAACACCGGTGAGTACGTCGTCTACTGGGCGTCGGCGCTCTACCCCACGACCCAGACCGCGGGCCGCGACATCAACACGTCGTACCAGCGGATGATGTACGCGACGACGCGCGACTTCGTGACGTTCAGCGACCCCAAGCCGTGGATCGACGTCAAGCGCGGGACCGGCAAGGGCATGATCGATGCGACCGTCGTCAAGGACGGCGACACGTTCTACCGCGTCGTCAAGGACGAGGCGTACATGATCCCGCGCCAGGAGAAGTCGACCGACCTGCTCGCCACCGTCACCGGCTCGCTGCCGACCACGACGTCGACGCCGGGCTGGCAGCTCGTCAAGGAGAAGGTCGGCCTCGGCCAGCCCAACCCGTGGGGCGGCACCTTCACCGGCGGCGAGGGCCCGACGGTCTTCCGCGACAACGACGACCCCGACCACTGGATCATGTTCATCGACCAGCCGAGCTATCACGGCGGTCAGGGCTACATGGCATTCGAGACGCACGACATCGCGTCGGCGGACTGGACGGCGGTGCCCGACGCGGACCTGCCGAGCAGCCCGCGGCACGGCACGGTGCTGCCGGTGACGCAGGATGAGCTCGACCGGATGCGTCTCGACCTGCAGCCGAACCTCCTCGTCGAGTCGGTCGACCCGCTGACGGCGACGACCAAGGCCGGCACCGCACCGGTGCTGCCGGCCAAGGCGACGGTGCACTTCGCCGACGGCTCGACGGCCGAGAAGACCGTCGACTGGGACGCGGTCGACCCGTCGAAGTACGCAGACGTCGGCACGTTCGAGGTCCAGGGCGACGTGGCTCCGGGCTCGACGGTGCGCGCCACGGCGACCGTCACGGTCACCGACGCGCTCGACCCGAGCGTCACGCTGACCACCGACCCGGTCGCACCTGACGGCGAGGTCGGCTGGTGGACGACCGCACCCGTCAAGGTCACGGCCGCCGGCTTCGACGACCGCGAGGTCGCCGGCGTCGAGACATCCGTCGACGAGGGGCCGTGGGTCGCCGTGGAGGATGACGAGGTCACGGTGCAGGTCACCGGCGAGGGCAAGCACTCCGTACGAGCGAGGGCGACGGACGCGAGCGGCAACGTCTCGCCGGTCCAGACGCTCGACCTCAAGGTCGACACCGCGGCGCCGATCAGCAAGGCGACGGTCGCCGCCGGGCGTACCGTCACCCTGGTCGCCGCCGACGAGACCTCGGGCGTCGCCCGGGTCGAGTCGCGGCTCGGCACGTCGGGGGACTGGACCACAGGCAGCTCCGTCCAGGTCGGCTCCGGCGAGACCGCCGTGCAGTTCCGGGCGGTCGACAAGGCGGGCAACGCCGAGGAGCCGAACTCGGTGACGGTGCCAGCCGTCGGGCAGGGCCTGCACGACTCGGTGACGGTGGCCACGCTGTCGGCGAGCAAGGTGCGCTACGGCTCGAACGTGACCGTGACGGCACGGGTCAACGGCGCCGGACCGACGCCGACCGGCCAGGTGCGTGTGCTCGACGGCGACACCCTCGTCGGCACGGGGACCCTGGCCGGCGGCCGCGCCACGGTGACGGTCAGCACGAAGGACCTCGGCGCGGTCGGCGTGAACGAGCTGACCGTCCGCTATGACGGCGACGCGGAGTATCGCGCGTCCGACGACACGGTGACGCTCACCGTGATCAAGGCCGCGGGGAAGGTGTCGCTCAGCATCCCGTCGAAGATCAAGCCGAGCTCGCGGGCGACGATCAAGGTCACGGTGCTGGCCACCCCGGCGACTCCGGTCTCGGGGCGCGCCACGATCCGGGTCAGGGCCGGCGGCAAGTACTACGTCCAGCGCACCGTGACGCTCGACGCGAAGGGCAAGGCGACCGTGACCCTGCCGAGGCTGGGCGCCCGCTCGTACGCCATGAGCGTGGCGTACGCCGGCAGTCCCACCGTCGACGCCGTGGTCCGCACCGTCACGCTGCGGGTCGTCCGATAG
- a CDS encoding NAD(P)/FAD-dependent oxidoreductase — MTTATVVGSGPNGLAAALTLAAAGVDVTVLEAQDRLGGGATSSELTLPGLVHDECSAIHPLAVGSAFAREFDLEGAGLVWRWPEVQFSHPLDGGRGAAVWRSVDETAAGLGTDGRSWTRLFGPLAERFGALTDDILQPVLRVPSHPIHLARFGAYAALPVPVLARRWETPEARGLFAGAAAHTFRPFSGVLSSSIPLALGASAHALGWPVAEGGTGRISRAIIELAKAHGATFETGVAVTSLDQLGRPDIVMLDTSPRAAAAIIGDRLPARVARAYRRYRHGPGAFKVDYAVEGGVPWTHEPSRSAGTVHLGGTFEEIAAAELAVSRGQMPERPFVLIGQQYVADPTRSRDDVHPLYAYAHVPAGFTGDATEAITSQIERFAPGFRERIRASQVRTTAELEAGNANFIGGDIIGGANTARQLIARPRTTLQPYATGVPGVHLCSAATPPGAGAHGMCGYNAARYALRRA; from the coding sequence GTGACGACAGCCACGGTGGTCGGCAGCGGACCCAACGGTCTCGCCGCGGCCCTGACCCTCGCCGCTGCAGGGGTCGACGTCACGGTCCTCGAGGCGCAGGACCGGCTCGGCGGCGGTGCCACGTCGAGCGAGCTGACGCTGCCCGGCCTGGTGCACGACGAGTGCTCCGCGATCCACCCATTGGCGGTCGGCTCGGCGTTCGCCCGCGAGTTCGACCTCGAGGGCGCGGGACTCGTGTGGCGCTGGCCCGAGGTGCAGTTCAGCCACCCGCTCGACGGTGGCCGTGGCGCAGCGGTCTGGCGGTCGGTCGACGAGACGGCAGCCGGCCTGGGTACGGACGGCCGGTCGTGGACGCGGCTGTTCGGCCCGCTGGCCGAGCGGTTCGGCGCCCTCACCGACGACATCCTCCAGCCGGTCCTCCGCGTGCCCAGCCATCCGATCCACCTGGCGAGGTTCGGCGCGTACGCGGCGCTGCCCGTCCCGGTGCTCGCCCGTCGCTGGGAGACGCCGGAAGCCCGGGGCCTGTTCGCCGGCGCGGCGGCGCATACGTTCCGGCCGTTCTCCGGGGTCCTGTCCTCGTCGATCCCGCTGGCCCTGGGGGCGTCCGCACACGCGCTCGGCTGGCCGGTCGCCGAGGGCGGCACGGGCCGGATCAGCCGGGCGATCATCGAGCTCGCGAAGGCCCACGGCGCCACGTTCGAGACCGGTGTCGCCGTGACGTCCCTCGACCAGCTGGGCCGGCCCGACATCGTCATGCTCGACACCTCGCCCCGCGCCGCGGCCGCCATCATCGGCGACCGGCTGCCGGCCCGCGTGGCGCGAGCGTACCGGCGCTATCGCCACGGGCCGGGCGCCTTCAAGGTCGACTACGCCGTCGAGGGAGGCGTGCCGTGGACCCACGAGCCGTCGCGCTCCGCGGGCACGGTCCACCTCGGCGGGACGTTCGAGGAGATCGCCGCTGCCGAGCTGGCCGTCTCGAGGGGACAGATGCCGGAGCGGCCCTTCGTGCTCATCGGCCAGCAGTACGTCGCCGACCCCACGCGATCCCGCGACGACGTGCACCCGCTGTATGCGTACGCGCACGTCCCGGCGGGCTTCACCGGCGACGCGACCGAGGCGATCACGAGCCAGATCGAGCGGTTCGCACCCGGGTTCCGTGAGCGCATCCGGGCGAGCCAGGTACGGACGACCGCCGAGCTCGAGGCGGGCAACGCCAACTTCATCGGCGGCGACATCATCGGCGGCGCCAACACGGCACGGCAGCTCATCGCGCGGCCGCGCACGACCCTGCAGCCGTACGCGACAGGTGTCCCGGGCGTCCACCTCTGCTCCGCCGCCACCCCTCCGGGTGCCGGAGCGCACGGCATGTGTGGCTACAACGCCGCCCGCTACGCCCTGCGCCGCGCCTGA
- a CDS encoding AraC family transcriptional regulator codes for MTSVGADHDRDAAAPDRSAALTEALAHVQLSGAMFLHGEYTEPWAYESLPTQDATAVLAPGATRIVIFHVVVSGSCWVEAGSHKVWAHEGDVIVMPYNDQHRMGGHEDAELVPITQLVAPPPWESLPHIVHGLGGARSELVCGYLVCDDRLFDPSMGVFPPVFVVSPPEGPARSWVRASSDLVLQQTSQVGTDRLAAPTDVPQLLLREVLKLHLAGAPATDTGWLGALHDPVVAPALAAIHGDPARKWTLTDLAREATVSSTVLDERFRSVLGIAPIRYLTGWRMHVADDLLRSTTLPVTAIARRVGYESEEAFSRAFKRDHGTAPSLWRVAR; via the coding sequence ATGACGAGCGTCGGCGCCGACCATGACCGGGATGCCGCAGCACCTGACCGATCCGCCGCGCTGACCGAGGCGCTGGCGCACGTGCAGCTGTCCGGCGCGATGTTCCTGCACGGCGAGTACACCGAGCCGTGGGCGTACGAGTCGCTGCCGACGCAGGACGCCACGGCGGTCCTGGCGCCCGGCGCCACACGCATCGTGATCTTCCACGTCGTCGTGTCGGGCAGCTGCTGGGTCGAAGCCGGGTCGCACAAGGTCTGGGCGCACGAGGGCGACGTCATCGTCATGCCGTACAACGACCAGCACCGCATGGGCGGGCACGAGGACGCCGAGCTGGTGCCCATCACGCAGCTCGTCGCCCCGCCGCCGTGGGAGTCGCTGCCGCACATCGTCCATGGCCTCGGCGGCGCCCGCAGCGAGCTGGTGTGCGGCTACCTCGTGTGCGACGACCGGCTGTTCGACCCGAGCATGGGCGTGTTCCCGCCCGTGTTCGTCGTGAGCCCGCCCGAAGGCCCGGCCCGGTCGTGGGTCAGGGCGAGCAGCGACCTCGTGCTGCAGCAGACGAGCCAGGTCGGCACCGACCGGCTCGCGGCACCGACCGACGTACCGCAGCTGCTCCTGCGCGAGGTGCTCAAGCTGCACCTGGCCGGTGCACCGGCGACCGACACCGGCTGGCTGGGCGCCCTGCACGATCCGGTCGTGGCGCCCGCGCTCGCCGCGATCCACGGCGACCCCGCGCGCAAGTGGACCCTCACCGATCTCGCCCGCGAGGCCACCGTCTCCTCGACGGTGCTCGACGAGCGGTTCCGCTCGGTGCTCGGGATCGCGCCGATCCGTTATCTCACCGGTTGGCGTATGCACGTCGCGGACGACCTGCTGCGCTCGACCACCCTCCCGGTGACGGCGATAGCCCGCAGAGTCGGGTACGAGTCGGAGGAGGCGTTCAGCCGGGCCTTCAAGCGCGACCACGGCACGGCGCCGAGCCTCTGGCGCGTCGCGCGGTGA
- a CDS encoding MIP/aquaporin family protein, protein MNAPATSPQPLGRRLLAELLGTGLLVAVVVGSGIAAADLSPHDTGLQLLENSTAAVLGLAVLILMLGPVSGAHFNPVVTVADWYLSRRDPEGFSARHIAPYVAAQAVGAAGGAVLANAMFDVRTSFSGHERASGGHLLGEVVATAGLVLLVFALVRTDRVAIVAPAVGAYIGAAYWFTSSTSFANPAVSLGRMFSDTFAGIAPSSVPAFVLAQVAGGAVGAALVLALYPSQAVTPHTHQGESRA, encoded by the coding sequence GTGAACGCACCCGCCACCTCACCTCAGCCGCTCGGTCGTCGCCTGTTGGCCGAGCTGCTCGGGACCGGCCTGCTGGTCGCCGTCGTGGTGGGCTCGGGGATCGCCGCAGCCGATCTCTCGCCGCACGACACGGGCCTGCAGCTGCTCGAGAACAGCACCGCGGCGGTCCTCGGCCTGGCCGTGCTGATCCTGATGCTCGGCCCGGTCTCCGGCGCGCACTTCAACCCGGTCGTCACGGTCGCCGACTGGTACCTGTCCCGGCGCGATCCCGAAGGTTTCTCGGCGCGCCACATCGCGCCATACGTCGCAGCTCAGGCGGTCGGTGCTGCCGGGGGAGCGGTGCTCGCCAACGCGATGTTCGACGTCCGTACGTCCTTCTCCGGCCACGAACGCGCGAGCGGAGGGCACCTTCTCGGTGAGGTCGTGGCGACGGCAGGACTCGTCCTGCTGGTGTTCGCGCTCGTACGAACGGATCGTGTCGCGATCGTGGCTCCGGCCGTGGGTGCCTACATCGGTGCTGCCTATTGGTTCACGAGCTCGACATCGTTCGCCAATCCCGCCGTCTCGCTGGGCCGGATGTTCTCGGACACGTTCGCCGGCATCGCACCGAGCTCGGTCCCGGCCTTCGTGCTCGCCCAGGTCGCCGGAGGCGCCGTCGGCGCCGCCCTCGTTCTTGCGTTGTATCCGTCGCAGGCGGTCACGCCGCACACCCACCAAGGAGAGTCTCGTGCCTGA
- a CDS encoding arsenate reductase ArsC produces the protein MPDHPSVLFVCVHNAGRSQMAAGFLQSLGEGRIEVRSAGSMPGDAINPVAVEAMAEVGIDIAGEQPKKLTDDAVVASDVVITMGCGDECPYFPGKRYEDWVLDDPAGQGIEAVRPIRDEIKSRVEQLIASLD, from the coding sequence GTGCCTGATCACCCCAGCGTCTTGTTCGTCTGCGTGCACAACGCGGGTCGCTCGCAGATGGCTGCGGGCTTCCTGCAGTCGCTCGGCGAGGGGCGCATCGAGGTCCGTTCCGCCGGCTCGATGCCCGGCGACGCGATCAACCCCGTCGCCGTCGAGGCCATGGCCGAGGTCGGCATCGACATCGCCGGCGAGCAGCCCAAGAAGCTCACCGATGACGCGGTGGTGGCGTCCGACGTCGTGATCACGATGGGTTGCGGCGACGAGTGCCCGTACTTCCCCGGAAAGCGCTACGAGGACTGGGTCCTCGACGATCCGGCCGGTCAGGGCATCGAGGCGGTCCGGCCGATCCGTGACGAGATCAAGTCTCGCGTCGAGCAGCTCATCGCCTCGCTCGACTGA
- a CDS encoding metalloregulator ArsR/SmtB family transcription factor has translation MTMTVGDADAMTTDLAAAACLFHGFSDVSRLRIMQHLLLGEHRVVELTEHLGLAQSTVSKHLACLKDCGLVSSRPVGRASMFSVTHPETTRRLLVAAEQLLDATGYAVTLCSNHGLDAHG, from the coding sequence ATGACGATGACAGTCGGCGATGCCGATGCCATGACGACCGACCTGGCGGCGGCCGCCTGCCTGTTCCACGGGTTCAGCGACGTCTCGCGGCTTCGGATCATGCAGCACCTCCTGCTCGGCGAGCACCGGGTCGTGGAGCTCACGGAGCACCTCGGGCTCGCGCAGTCGACCGTGTCGAAGCACCTCGCCTGCCTCAAGGACTGCGGTCTGGTCTCGTCACGGCCTGTGGGGCGGGCGTCGATGTTCAGCGTCACCCATCCCGAGACGACGCGGCGGCTGCTGGTGGCGGCCGAGCAGCTCCTCGATGCCACTGGCTACGCCGTGACGCTGTGCAGCAACCACGGGTTGGATGCTCATGGCTGA
- a CDS encoding cation transporter — translation MAERASVVDRAALGRRAQLLAAASVGYNVVEGVVAIAAGIAAGSVALVGFGLDSAVEVSSGLIILWQFSHRMPESRERQALRLLAWSFFALAAYVGFESVRALVTGAEADHSRVGIGLAIASLVIMPFISYAQRRTGRALGSNAVYADGTQTLLCTYLSAVLLAGLVLNATLGWSWADPVAGLVIAAVAIREGLEAWRGEGCCAPAASQGCAEGCCD, via the coding sequence ATGGCTGAGAGGGCGTCCGTGGTGGATCGAGCGGCGCTCGGCCGTCGCGCTCAGCTGCTCGCGGCCGCGTCGGTCGGCTACAACGTGGTCGAAGGCGTCGTCGCGATCGCGGCCGGCATCGCCGCGGGCTCGGTTGCGCTCGTGGGGTTCGGCCTCGACTCGGCCGTCGAGGTCTCGAGCGGCCTCATCATCCTGTGGCAGTTCTCGCACCGCATGCCCGAGTCGCGCGAACGCCAGGCATTGCGGCTTCTGGCCTGGTCGTTCTTCGCCCTTGCCGCCTACGTCGGCTTCGAGTCCGTTCGAGCGTTGGTCACCGGTGCCGAAGCGGATCACTCGCGCGTGGGCATCGGGCTGGCTATCGCGTCGCTGGTCATCATGCCGTTCATCTCGTACGCCCAGCGCCGGACGGGCCGCGCCCTGGGATCCAACGCCGTCTACGCCGACGGGACTCAGACGCTCCTGTGCACCTACCTGTCGGCTGTGTTGTTGGCCGGCCTCGTGCTCAACGCGACGCTCGGTTGGTCGTGGGCCGATCCGGTCGCCGGGCTCGTCATCGCGGCCGTGGCGATCCGCGAGGGGCTCGAGGCCTGGCGCGGCGAGGGCTGCTGCGCCCCGGCTGCGTCACAGGGCTGCGCGGAGGGCTGCTGCGACTAA
- a CDS encoding HNH endonuclease signature motif containing protein, with protein sequence MNPQPTIDAMRTAAQTLSVGDVREQLRVLQELRHAVDAAQAALLVELEASKDYELDGASTLNTWVRNQLRMNSGEANALVRGAIVARELPLVADAAFDGRISTQHVRAFVYGLKHVGLEPMRQHEDVLLAVALEHAPSDLFETIKHLKDTVHPEDLDDAWERGMDREDITVDAVPDGWHVTGFLNTVTGAKLKAVMDSVSAPRDKDDDRTGSQRRVQGLDDLLDSILASGLPSDKGVRPHLSVFVDANTVAAAADHVQNATDHPFTAPGPSPETKPAKLAGHGAIGPHLLMYLACIGDTTAFLTQHRDGQQAQILNAGRVKYEPTLIQRRAVLARQKGVCATPGCHHTHLEIHHTIWWSHGGPTDLDLLVGLCVRCHHLIHRGRLQITGNAVDGFEFATHAGRSLRRRRQTSYRRAA encoded by the coding sequence GTGAATCCTCAGCCCACGATCGACGCGATGCGCACCGCCGCGCAGACGCTGAGCGTGGGTGATGTGCGCGAACAGCTCCGTGTCTTGCAAGAGCTGCGGCACGCCGTGGACGCGGCGCAGGCTGCGTTGTTGGTGGAGCTGGAGGCGTCCAAGGACTATGAGCTGGACGGCGCGTCGACGCTCAACACGTGGGTGCGCAACCAGCTGCGGATGAACTCCGGCGAGGCCAACGCCCTGGTCCGCGGAGCGATCGTGGCGCGTGAGCTGCCCCTGGTTGCTGATGCGGCATTCGATGGGCGGATCAGCACGCAGCATGTCCGCGCCTTCGTCTACGGACTCAAGCATGTAGGGCTCGAGCCGATGCGCCAGCACGAGGACGTTCTGCTGGCGGTGGCGTTGGAGCACGCACCTTCGGACCTGTTCGAGACCATCAAGCACCTGAAAGACACGGTGCACCCTGAGGACCTGGACGACGCGTGGGAACGCGGCATGGATCGCGAGGACATCACCGTCGACGCCGTCCCTGACGGTTGGCACGTGACGGGCTTCCTCAACACCGTCACCGGCGCCAAGCTCAAGGCCGTTATGGATTCGGTGTCAGCACCGAGGGACAAGGACGACGACCGCACCGGATCCCAACGCCGGGTCCAGGGTCTGGACGACCTGCTCGACAGCATCCTCGCCAGCGGTTTGCCCTCGGACAAAGGCGTCCGGCCCCACCTGTCGGTGTTCGTCGACGCCAACACCGTCGCCGCAGCCGCGGACCACGTCCAGAACGCCACCGACCACCCATTCACAGCACCGGGGCCGTCGCCCGAGACCAAGCCGGCCAAGCTCGCCGGACACGGAGCGATCGGACCGCACCTGCTGATGTACCTGGCGTGCATCGGCGACACCACCGCATTCCTCACTCAACACCGTGACGGCCAGCAGGCGCAGATCCTCAACGCCGGCCGGGTCAAGTACGAACCCACCCTGATCCAGCGCCGCGCCGTGCTGGCCCGCCAGAAGGGTGTCTGCGCCACCCCCGGCTGCCACCACACCCACCTCGAGATCCACCACACCATCTGGTGGTCCCACGGCGGACCCACCGACCTCGACCTCCTTGTTGGGTTGTGCGTCAGATGTCACCACCTCATCCACCGCGGCCGACTCCAGATCACCGGCAACGCCGTCGACGGATTCGAATTCGCCACCCACGCCGGCCGGTCCCTGCGCCGCCGACGACAAACCAGCTACCGCCGAGCCGCCTGA
- a CDS encoding helix-turn-helix transcriptional regulator, which translates to MTTSLTVLESATTACCSPITGGALSAEEASELAARFKAIGDPTRLRLLSLVAAHEGGEACVCDLNEPLDLSQPTVSHHLKILVDAGLLTRTKRGTWSYYALVPGALPMLAETLQV; encoded by the coding sequence ATGACCACGTCGCTGACCGTCCTCGAGTCCGCCACCACCGCGTGCTGCTCCCCCATCACCGGTGGAGCACTGAGCGCGGAGGAGGCGAGCGAGCTCGCGGCACGCTTCAAGGCGATCGGCGACCCGACCCGCCTGCGCCTGCTGTCGCTGGTTGCCGCACACGAAGGTGGCGAGGCGTGCGTCTGCGACCTCAACGAGCCCCTCGACCTGTCGCAGCCGACCGTGTCGCACCACCTCAAGATCCTGGTCGACGCCGGGCTGCTGACCCGTACGAAGCGGGGCACCTGGTCCTACTACGCACTCGTCCCCGGCGCGCTCCCGATGCTCGCGGAGACACTGCAGGTCTGA